The nucleotide window tttttgtaaatttggaAATGTCTATTgtagtttataaattttttgattttcatcttcttgcaagacggataaaaaaaatctttgacattaaagacaaaaaaattaatacaaaaaatcttgaaactatttttaaattaaaagatgaaacaaaaaagagttccaAGTGAAGATAAATAAAGGCAGAGGCATTACGAGTATTCAAGAAGATTCTGCGGCCAAACCCTAGCTACCTCTTCCTTAATCCCTAATctctatttctctctctctctttttctctgcaaaacaaaaatgtcTCACTTCGGACGTTCGGGTCCCCCAGACATTTCCGACACTTACTCTCTTCTCGTTCTGAACATCACCTTCCGTAAGCTCTCTcactctttctctgttttttcttcaattcaaTTTTTCTGCTAAACCATTAATCTAACGTTCGATCTCGTTTCGTTCAGGTACCACCGCCGACGACCTATTCCCTCTCTTCGACAAGTATGGGAAGGTCGTCGACATCTTCATCCCCAAGGATCGAAGGTACTTTCGATTTCAATTTGTTTCgctccatttatttatttatctgaaGATTATGCACTTTTATTCTTCTTGTGAAGGACTGGTGAATCGAGGGGTTTTGCGTTCGTGCGTTACAAGTATGCTGATGAGGCTCAGAAGGCCGTTGAGAGGCTCGACGGTATGTGCGCTTTATGGTTTTTACGAACGAATGGTTTCGTTTGATTGAATGGTTTCGTCATTTGAACGAACGAATTTTAACTCTTCAGGGAGAATGGTTGATGGTCGCGAAATAACGGTCCAGTTTGCGAAATATGGGCCTAATGCTGAAAGGATGTAAGTGCCTCACTTGTATTTTGGattatttatttgttcattTGTAGTTGTTATCCTGCTGTCGATTCTTGACCATTATGTTGTTTACTCTATTGAACTACTATTTGTTGGATGGATTTCGCTTTgttgtttctgaaaaatgaaaattattttatggaaTTGTTTTGCAAAACATTTTTCTCTTTGGAAGTTTTTGCCATTTTCTGCTATTCAGACCATCACCACGGTGATACCTTAatttacaaatctattttagtgCCGGTATGTTTGGGATTTGCACTTCCCAGTAGTAGTGTTGTTGTTTGGGGTGAGAATGGAATGCCTGGAGAAGGAAGATATTACTATATGCTGGGTTTGAGATGAGAGCTGCAATGATTTGAAGAAAACGAAATAATCTGAAGTGTTTTAGTAAACTAGTTTTCAAAACAATCTGTTTAAGAAAAGCACCCAAAAcagaattttttataacaaccaaaaaaaagtttgaagaaCAATAATCAGGCTGGCCTTTTGCTTCAATATGGTGACTTTCTTCATTTAATGCATGATGACATATGTTTGTCTTGGATTCTTATGCCTTTATCCGTTACTTGGTTAAGTTTTTCAAATTGCAGTCACAAAGGAAGGATTATTGAAACATCCCCAAGATCAAGGCGATCAAGGAGCCGTAGCCCAAGGAAAaggtagtttttaaattttcttgctGCTTCTAAAGTGTTGTGATTTTAGTGTCTTGAGAACTGTCAAACTACCATTGTGTTGTTGATACAACAAGTTGGACAAACATGTTTGATTGTGTGTAATGAGTTGAGTGTGATGTTTCAATTACATGTGTTTTCTTAGctgtttttttatgttgtgatGGATGTCCATCGTAAAGCTAAAATAAACTATGTTGGCTGCAGTGTTGAACCATGCTTATAGTATATTTCACTCAAttctatgatattttttttaaaagttaacagaTAGTTTTTTGCTGATTAGCCATTGTGAATGCCTGAATAATTTTCTGCCATCAACTATCATTTATGCCATTATAAAGACTGTAGTTAGCATAAAATTATGTTTGGGAGATTTTTTTCAACAGAATTTTCTGTGTTTGGATTATCATATTctgtgaaataattttttattatttttttaggaaaaaaactaTTATTCCCCAAAACAATATCAAACATGTCAAATGCCATTTATCTGATCactttgaaaattgattttggtaatTAAAATGGATATTTGATAGACAATGTGGTTTGgtcattcatttttcaatttgacATGGCTGGAGTAATGTATTGATTGATGTCTTTATTTGCAGGCATCGTGATGATTACAGAGACAGAGATTATAGGAGAAGAAGTCGCAGCAGAAGTTATGATAGGTATGAACGTGACAGGCATCGTGGGAGAGACAAAGATTATCGTCGCAGAAGTAGGAGCCGTAGTGCCAGTCTTGATTACAAGGGTCGTGGTAGAGGACGCTATGATGATGAGCGTAATAGTAGAAGCCGGAGCAGATCAGTTGATAGGTATTCATTCATTGTTAGCTAGCTCTTTCAACTGTGTTTTTTCccaattattgttattatttgacTCCTACATTGTTATTCTCTGTAGCCGCTCCCCTGCACGACGCAGTCCTAGTCCTCGAAGGAGTCCCTCCCCTCAGAGGAGCACTTCCCCTCAAAGGAGTACTTCCCCTAGGAAGAGTCCACGGGGTGAAAGTCCTGCAAATCGTAGCCGTGAGGAACGTTCCCCTACCCCTCGCAGTGTCTCACCACGCGGTCGCCCTGATGCTTCACGAAGTCCTTCCCCTCGAAATTCAAACGGGGATGTAAGTAATGTTTGTCTTCAACAATGTAGTGATAAAATTACCAACTTTGTAGTCAATGTGGTATTTCTTCTACATGTGGTGACTTTTTAATTTTGCTCTCTTGCAGGAATAAGCTATGTTTTTCATGAAAAATTCTGGAGACGTCGGACTATTGCACCTGTAGCTGTTTTGCCATTGTTGGATCTTTTAGTCTATGTGAATGGTCTTATCAGAGTCATTGAAGAATTTTATGATCTAAGTGCTATTTGGTAGGGTCAGACTTCCTGATGTTTGAATGGTTTTTATATTTGGACTTGCTATGTTGTCTATTTCAGTGTTTGGTAACTATTAGACCTTGCAGTTGATAGGTTATTATCTCAGTTTGAGGGATTTTgccattttattttcattatactGTTTGCATTTTTCTCTCTCCATACCTCCGTTTTCATTTCCTAATTTATAGGAAGGAATGGCTGTGATCTAGTTAAAGCTCAGTTAATTTATGTTGAACAACTTATTGGGTTTTATAGTTATGATCGGGAAAAGTGATGAGGGCATGATAGCCGCATGTTGACTTTGTTGCTGTTGATGCTGTTTCTATTCATTGATGATTGGTCGTGAATTTGATGCTGGTTGCAAGAGTACGCTGGTTTTAGAACTGATTGTTTTACCAGTGTGCTGATTAGACAGACAATTAGTTGAGTTGGTTTTTTTCCTGAATGATCTGATCATTGGTAAGCTCTTTTGGTTTACATTCTTGTTTCTTCTGAGATCCCTCATAACCATTGAGATTTCTGATCTTTGATCTCATATCCGTGTTTGGTTTTCATCGGAAAAGTGTTCTGAAAAGGATTCTTGATGCTGTGATGAACACGAGTGACCATATTTTGTCATGTAGCTGATGCCTCCTAGGAGTTGGACCTGTCATTTGTTGATTCAGATGCAGATACTAAACATAAAACTGTGGGTATTAAATATGAACTTTAATGTGCTGGTGTTTATTTCGAATCACAGTGAAGGGGACAATGGTAACACCATGGTTTATTTTTTAGGgtattttaatcaatattttattcaagATTATAACATCTGCTACTTAACGTAGTGAGATATGTTTGTTGTAGCACACTGCTCCATGACACTGTAGCTGTGAGGTGGTAGCTGATGCATCTTTAATATGAAATGCATGTGTTCGTGAATAATTTGAAGCACTAACCAATTACTGTAGCTGACTGTTGCTGCCCTTTATGCTGGAATCGGGTTGGCAATGGTATCAGCGGTTGATACTGATGATGGCTGTCTAGCTGTGCTGCTGGTTTCTGTTGATTCCAAAGCCACTTGACAAttgttttttcattatttgaCTGGTGATTTGTTTTTGTAGTCTCAATTTCAGTTATTCATTCATTCTTATGGCAAAACGATATATAACTAGTGGCAATCTTTTGTTGCTTTGATATTTGTGATAACTATTGCAGCATTGTGTTGTGTTTACTGTTTTGCTACTGAAATAACCAATGTGTTTTAGAGACGGGTTCCTTTTAAAGTTACAAGTTTTCTTGGGTTGTTGGTGAACATTTCAAACTTTTACACCTGTTGGCCATTTCTTCCGAGTATTGAAGAGGTGCTTGCTGCTAAAGCTTGCATACTAATCAGCATATTAATGTCTCATTAAGCTAATTCTATACATTTTTTAGGGTTTGCCTTATGGTAATCAGGATAAAGGATTAGTCTTGATATTGAAATCTCGTTTAGCTAATTTTTCCGCCAGAGTATTGTGTTCTTGGTACGAGTCAAGTGAGTGTATTGATTATTTTGTTGATATGGCTATCAACAATTAATTGCTTAAAATTTAAGCAGTATGAAATTGTAGTGGGGTGAAAATATCCATTATCAATTGGTTTAATGCTGTAGTATTGAATCTTTGCGTATGTTTTGCTTTCTAGATTTGAGAGAATGGTGATCCAGGAATGGTTAATTTAGATGTATTGAATATTGATCGATTTATTGGGAAAATCTACTGTCTACGTATTAAAAGGCTCACAACATTTGGTCAATCTAAGTGAGTATCACTTGTAACTAGACTATTATTTTGCTTGTAGGGATGTGAGAATGTAGTTTTGAGTGATGTTATAATTTCACCCTCATGGTAGGGGTTAAGGTGTGATGACTGTGCATGATACAATGCGTGACCAAATGGGGCCTACAAATAAACCCCATTTTTCTAGACTTTGTAGTTTATTCATTAACCAGATGGTCAAGTAAGTAAATGCATCtatccaataaaaataaatattgatcaTCGAAATCTGCTTAAACAATATCCCAATCAATTGCTGACTGGTTAGCACGAAAGAAATATGCACGAATgaacagttttttttaaaacaaatataaaataggaTTTTTCGGAAATCACAAGATTTGTGCGTTTTATACCAAAAGTGGTTGGTAGAAAATAACATTTCCctctatcaataatttttttcgcTTTTAAACATAGTATTGATATCTAGCCAAATCAGGACCGACAAACCCATGCAAATGTATCACTATAAACAGTCATCCTTGAAGTTGGCACCACTGCCTCTAATCATCACTTGCAGCACACCCTTCAAATCTTACATTATAAACAGTAGACATTATTATTTGATTGAGTAGTGATCGATTCATCTAACCATAACAGGAGTAATCTCCAAAAACGTACCACAAATCACTTAGCAGTTACCTCATCTAGTGGGGgttttgatatttatattatagGGTATAAAAAATGTTGACTAATCTATTGATGATTAATACTAACAAGTTGGTTCGAATCAGACTTAATTCAATCTTCTTAAGATAGATTTAAGATAAAGTCttctaaatgaaaaaagaatacttaaaaagaaaaaaattcattaaaaataatgagtcagattttttaataaaaattagttgataaaatcaataaatacttCACACTAATAACATAGTCGAAACAAAAAATCTATTGACAATAGAACATAAAAAAGGTAGTATGAATTCATTAATATCATGCTCTTTCTCAACTTGATGAGTTTTTTATGAGGTAAAAAGGCACTAATTATTAAAATGGAATTAAGGCTGAGTTTtgggagttgctacgtgcacccagcattattgctggggcacccagcaaacagtgaagtgACGAAATTGCCCTTCAAAAATTCTTCTTCTGGAAGAAGTTTTTCCGGAAAATTTTTGGAAAAAggttttccggaaagtttccggaaaaaaacttcttccggaagtaccAGAAAgtacttccggaagaacgtcatccggaagcttccggaagaaccttcttccggaagttacctttttttaaaaaaaatttattttgtaataatttaattttaatggataaactaaattataaaataattaatattattatacataaataattaaataattagtgaacgTATGTAATGacgaaatgaagaaaaaagaaatttcattttataataataagtaaaaataaaataatatttaatgcgtatgtaatgacgattttgcccttgtgtaattttctttaaattaacgaGTACACGCTTCTTTTTACTGCGCTTTCTTCTCTGCTTGTTTCTTCTCTGCTTTGTTTCTTCCGTTTTGGTTGCTTGTTGTTGTTTCGGTGGTCCCTTTTGCAGTTTCcattggtggtcccgtgaagtatTTGGAGATTCGGTGGTCCCgtgttccgtatttgaagttttgttagTGGC belongs to Glycine soja cultivar W05 chromosome 5, ASM419377v2, whole genome shotgun sequence and includes:
- the LOC114412565 gene encoding serine/arginine-rich splicing factor SC35-like isoform X2, with protein sequence MSHFGRSGPPDISDTYSLLVLNITFRTTADDLFPLFDKYGKVVDIFIPKDRRTGESRGFAFVRYKYADEAQKAVERLDGRMVDGREITVQFAKYGPNAERIHKGRIIETSPRSRRSRSRSPRKRHRDDYRDRDYRRRSRSRSYDRYERDRHRGRDKDYRRRSRSRSASLDYKGRGRGRYDDERNSRSRSRSVDSRSPARRSPSPRRSPSPQRSTSPQRSTSPRKSPRGESPANRSREERSPTPRSVSPRGRPDASRSPSPRNSNGDE
- the LOC114412565 gene encoding serine/arginine-rich splicing factor SC35-like isoform X1; the protein is MSHFGRSGPPDISDTYSLLVLNITFRTTADDLFPLFDKYGKVVDIFIPKDRRTGESRGFAFVRYKYADEAQKAVERLDGRMVDGREITVQFAKYGPNAERIFSNCSHKGRIIETSPRSRRSRSRSPRKRHRDDYRDRDYRRRSRSRSYDRYERDRHRGRDKDYRRRSRSRSASLDYKGRGRGRYDDERNSRSRSRSVDSRSPARRSPSPRRSPSPQRSTSPQRSTSPRKSPRGESPANRSREERSPTPRSVSPRGRPDASRSPSPRNSNGDE